From a single Deltaproteobacteria bacterium genomic region:
- a CDS encoding type II toxin-antitoxin system RelE/ParE family toxin, with product MRPYEIVLKHGAIEDLDGLRKYDATQIADAMEKHLTHEPTKESRSRIKRLRGVSEPDYRLRVADYRVFYSVREQERRVDVLRIMHKDETREYCEELER from the coding sequence ATGCGTCCTTATGAGATTGTCCTCAAGCATGGGGCGATCGAGGACTTGGACGGGCTGCGGAAGTACGACGCAACGCAGATCGCTGACGCGATGGAGAAGCACCTGACCCACGAGCCGACAAAGGAGAGCAGAAGCCGTATCAAGCGACTCCGAGGGGTCAGTGAACCCGACTACCGCCTTCGGGTGGCCGACTACCGGGTCTTCTACTCGGTTCGCGAGCAAGAGCGGCGGGTGGACGTGCTTCGGATCATGCATAAGGATGAAACGCGGGAATACTGCGAGGAGTTGGAACGATGA